From the Melospiza georgiana isolate bMelGeo1 chromosome 4, bMelGeo1.pri, whole genome shotgun sequence genome, the window CTCTGCAAACTCATATTTATGGAACTGTATGATGCATACTGTATGTATAATGGAAATGTACCAGAGTGTTAAGTATGCTGTGTagtagagaaaacaaaaataccctGCTGCTGTTAAATGGGGGATGGGGCTTTATAGATGTTTGTTTGTCTTGGCTCATGACCAAACAAATGACATTTTCTAGACAAATAAGTTAGCTCATGGTCAATCCACTGTTTAAGAGTGACATGGACAAAGGGGAATCAAGGCAAGATTGGCCTGAAATACAGGGTAACTTCACACAGCTCAGTCTCATCTGCAGAAAgaggcagctggcagcagagtcTCTTTTGCTAGAGGTTGATAGCCTGGATGCCAAAAGTGTAACACAATGTGGCTGCAAATAGAGAGTCATGGAAACAGGCACCAGGGAGAAAGATTATTTCATATTGGAAGGCAAGATCAGTATTTAGAGATACCTGCAGGAAAACCGTCCTGTTTTTGTAATCCTTATTGAGTCTTACAACTGAAAACTTAAAATCTAGGGGCTGTGATTCCACCAAGGCCAACAATGGATATTGCCTTTGGTCTGTGCCAGGCACatccagacagacagacagcagcagaaagtGCCTGGGGGCCACCAACCTCTGTTCCAGGGGCCACCATGGGGCCAGTCTCCACCTGCCcatggctctgccctgctgggaaggtgCCCATGCCCATGGCTGGGACTGCAGACATTTGCAGGCTTTAGGAAGATACAAGCAGCCCCAACATGCCAACATACTTTTTATCCTCCAGGACAGAGAGCAACCTGAATTTTCAATTCTTGTTCCACCCTCAACTCCCCTTCCTCCCAACACTGGAACCACTGTAAAGAAACATTAAATGTAACTGAAACAGCACTAAGGTAAAGCAGATTTTGTTTGGTAAAGTTTTATTCATATGTATGGGGGCAGTATCAGCTTTAGCAATCCAAACAAATAACCCAAAGGGTAGAATTTAGGCGACTCTTTTGCCAAATCAGCACAGCTACCTGTGGCTGTTCCATCTGAAACTCCTGCCACTGCTGACAAGAAGTGGCTGAGCAAGGGGCAGTAGATGTGTAGTGCTGGTGAGCGGGTCCCATAACTCATCTGAGGGGGAGGAACACTGGTATCCCTTTGCACGGGCTGCACTCTGGATTTCTAATGTGAATggatgctgctccagctgctcacaCTGCCCAGAGGGAGAGGAGTCAGGCACAGCCATCACATGCTGAGACCCAAAAAAGGAGAATTATCAAGGTATTATGAATCCCAGGGAAAAAGCAGGTCTGAGAGGTGGCGTAAGGAGCAGGAAATTGTGCAAGGAACAGTAGCTGAAATTAGTGGTGATGCCACACAGGCATCAGTCAAATTCCCTTTTATATAAGCTGGTTGGAGCAAGCTAATTTAAAGAGAATTTCCATGGCACTCAGGAAATAAAGttgaacaaaacccaaaccatggAAAATACTGATGGAAAGGAAAGCTGTAGGAAATTAGGTGGAAACTAgtgcacaagaagaaaaaaagatagcCAGACCAGGCACAATTAGGATTAGTTTTCcccacacacagctgctgtCTTTTCAGCCTGGCACAGTTCAGCATTTTTATTCTTCCTGATCTTTTGCAAATCTGAGTGCTGACTGGCTCTGCTGCTTTATCCTGAGAGCTGTAGTGTCCATGAGTTACTCAGGAAAAATTGTTTCACTGATGTAAACATATATAGATATTTAACCAAACTATATCGTCTGGGACAAGGATCACTGCAAAGTCCTTAAAACTTAGAGAGGAACAACACAATGTGCATTTAGGTCCAGAGTTGCAGTAAAAGCTCTTCTTCACACATGTGTTGAAGATCATTACATTAAGACAGAATAAATGCTATTACAGCTCAGTAGTAATCCTTTCTGTGAACAGCCTTTGCAAATCCCACTCTGTCATTCCCACGGTCAAAAACACAGTAAAATGCAGACATGAAGACATCTCCTAAAATCCAGAGCGAGCCTGTGCGAGTGGGGATGTCGAGAGACTGAAAGCCACTCATGCAGAAGGTTTGGTCATCAATAGACTCCTGGAAGGGAAAGCAcatgtgcctgcagcagcctgctccatgcccagctcagggagtgaggagcaggcagctgctgacACTCACCTTTATGATGTaatgctctgctgccagcctgtACTCGCGGTGTCCGATCGTGAAGCTGATGTGAGGCAAGCTCGACAGTCTTCTGCAGTCTACGAGAAACTGGGAACAATGCACTGACTGAGATGGGATTGCTGTCTTTCTTCAAGTATTGCTCTTGGATTCAAGGCTTTTAGAGTAGGTAATAGTGAATTTACTACAGAGAAACAGCATCAGGCTGGCTGACAGCCTAACAGTGCCCTCCAGCTTTCGTGTACTcagtcaaaccagcccagcagcccagaCCAATGCACCCTAGGGACCCTGGGCTGATGAAAATCCTTGCAAGTCCCAAGAGAAAGGAGGTGACAGGACTCTGATATCCTCCCTGTGCAACTCAAAGGCAAAACTAAGCATGTGAGCCCCAGCCAGCCTACATCAGCAAGGTCTGCTGAGCAAAAGCTCTCCAATGCTCTGGCCTTGACAGGACAGAGGGAGCTGCTCAAGCCACAGAGGGAGCACCCTACGGGTGCAGTTCACCCCAGGTCCTCCCACATACCATCactttagggggaaaaaaagctagTGAGGAACACAGCACTTTGTGCTTATACTTTGCCCTGGAGTGGGATTTAAAGAGTAGAAGGACAAAACACTGGCACAATCATTATGTACATAAATAACATATTCAGTTACAGTAACAGAGAAGATAATTTCCTGGCCTTTCTAGTTATTTCATGAAAAAACTGGTGTCAGAAACAGAACTATAGAATGCTCCAAGTCCCAGAGGAACCTTTGCTGTAAACTGTAGTGTTTTAAGTCATTTTTTAGAGGCTTCCTAGAAGGAAAAACCTGCTTTTTGCTGGTTTTCAATCTATTTTATGAAAACATAACCCTACATCTTGTGCACACTTACCAACTGTTATACCATTAGAACAAAACAAATCATGGGACAAGGGTACAAAAAGCCAGTAAAATGATTTGTAGGATACAAGAAGCAAGACATAATTCTTTTACATAGCTATTACAGAATAGTACATCCAGAACAAATCAATCCTTGCTGAAAAGAGATAGAAGTTCTGGTAAAACCCAGGATGGATACACTCACTTTTACTGGGATAAATTTGAGTAAATATGTGCAGTCTGTCTGCGATTGCTAAAAACCTGTCACAGAAACTCCTATTTTTAGGATGATTTTTGTGAAATCTGAGATACCAGATGAATGTCCTCAGGTCAGCACTGGTGTATATATGAACCTACACAGCAATGACCCAGTATAAGTACATtggaaatacatattttatctGTGTTAGCATGAACCATTATAAAATCAACTTGTTATCACAGCATTCTCTTTGGCATGCATCTAAAAAGTTGAACAAAATCAAGATTAAAGGTTTGATTGAGAAAGAATCAGGAGCCTCAGGAGCTACACAGAAGTCACTGCAAGTCCTCCTCTTAAAAATGAAAGTGAATTAAGAGTCCACTTTAGTCTGCCCTTTGTCCAGTGCACTGGGCACTTGCAATACTCTTAATTTTCTTCCAAGAGTAGCTTTGGGTCAGGATCAAGACAAACTGAGATTAGCTCAGTTGGTTTGAACATGGTGCTAATAACATCAAGGCCATGGGTTGCATTCCTGTACAGGCCATTCCTGAGAGAttgacttgatgatccttgtgggtctcttccaattcagaatattctgtgaaatgCAAAGTTAACAAAAGCCACACAGGGTTTGTTAACAAAGTTAACAAAAACTCGGTTTTGCTTGagcactggagctgtggcaATGTGCTGGTGACCTGTGGGAGTCAGCCAAGGGCCAGCAATAGGGATGGTAAAATAAACTGGGTGTAAAATAAACTGCTCTTTCCCTGAAGGCAGGACAGGAAGGAGTGAGGAGGAGTGTCAGCAAGGGAgatgcaggaggcagcagcagggaagaaaggaaaaccaggaaAGGGTCAGTGGGGTAAGGTTCAGGAGGAAGAGTAAGAGCCAGCAAGCCTTGTCCTGTACCCTGCAAGGAGCCAGCATTGTGAGTGACACTGATGTGCATCCCTCCCAGGAGCTCTGGCATGACACCAACTGCTGACAGTGAGGGGCCCTGTCAGTGAAGCCACTGTGGGGCTGTCATTAAAGTACCATTCCCGACATGGCTGGCCATCAGCACCAAATCCCTCCTGGCTGGGAGAGCCAACAGCTAGAGCTGGGACCTCAAAAAGACTCCGAGCTTCCAAAAGAAAATCATCTCTCATGCAGAGTACAGATCCATTCCTCAGTTCCCGTTATCTCCTTACACACCAGTATAGAAGATAAAGTCAACATTTAGGAAAAGGACTGGGACAAGGCATACAGGTCAAAAGCAGCTTGGctcagagctcagtgctgtCCTGGAAACAAGGCCTTCACTGGCACCTGTCCAAGCCAtcatttctgttatttttcaaCCCTTTGCATCATGTACCAGTTTCTCTTGCTCTCTAGCTGTTTCCTGCTGCACAGTTTTTACCTCTCCAGTATTGGATGGGCTTGCCCCAATATATGCCTGCAATCGCCTGATTTGTGCAGAGGGGCCGGTGATAAGAGAAGTGCCCGAGTCAACGATGGCCTCGCAGCCGTGGGAGCAAAATGCCACCCGGCCCTGGATCTTTATactgcaaatgaaaaaagaaaaaaaaagcagattcaaGCAAATGGCATATACACTGTGACTGAAACACTGTATTATTGCTAGCTAAAGTATCAGAGTATGACTGAAGTTAATCCCAGACAACAAGCGACAGGacgagaggaaatggcctcaagttgcaccacGGTAGATTTAGAtttgatattaggaaaaatttcttcacagaaagcaTTGTGAAGTGTTGGaactggctgcccagggaagtggtagGGTCACCATCCTTGGAAGCTTTCAAAAGATGTGTGAATGTGGCTCTGGAGGACACGGTTTAGTGATGCACTTGGTAGTGGTGCTAGATTGACAGTTgtactcaatgatcttaaagatcttttccaatcctaatgattctgtgtttctatgATTAAAACTAGCTGCCAAGCTTTGCTAAAGACAAGGATGTCTGTGGACCCACTTTTCTCTCTTGAGACTCGTACAACTCTAACCATGTGCTTCCTGCTGATGAATTTGTCCTCACCCCCAGGTATGTGTTCTCATCAATTTAGGCAGAGTGCTAGAGGTGGGACAAAGGAACACTGGCTACTTTGACCAAAGTTAGCAGGACAGATGAAAGCAGGACCCAGAGCTGGATTCTATTCCTGAGTGCCTTAATATCTTAACTGAACAGTCCACCAAGACTCATCTTGACCACAGGTGTATCATATTAAAACATACTAACATGCTCTCCCAGATACCAGCCACCCAGGTCACAGCAGAACTAACAAACCCCAATCTCATCCTGGGGAACCCCTCTTTGAGGGGCTAGAACACTGCAGCTgagccctcctgctcctgtgccaccagGTGTTTCTGTCTCTGGGGGTTTAGCTAGGGAGGTGAATTTCACCAGGTtttttatacatacatacatacgtacatacatacacacatactTGTTCATGTGTATTTGCCAGTAGCTTTTCTCAGTGACTGGGACCCAGTGGATTGAACCTTTGTAGAGAGAATGGTCTATTCCCCCCAGAATCAACTCACCGCCGTTCTCTGTGTCATCTCctctgaaagcagaaaacagGTTAACACAGGCATGGGAGCGTGCCAGTATGCACAATGAGATCACACTTAAAAAGCAAAAGTCAAATCACAGCCCTTTCTTAATTCAGACAGGGATGGCTGAAAGGGATTACTACTAAATTATCACTGTATGTTTTGCAACTCATACCCTCCAAACAATCTCTGAGAAGACTTAATGTGTACACCAAGGTAGGGATGGGGAGCAAGCTGAGCCAGTTGCTGCTCTCAGCTCAGAGGAAACACTAAAGAAATAGgtggagttgcagctgggtcCAGATTAGGGAAcagatttttctgaaatgtgGCTATTTGCATGTAGCACAGCACTTCTCCTCATCTGCATGGGCCAGAGGGAAACCTCTGGCAACTGACATGGTGAGTCTGAGCTGGGAACTTTTATTTATGACCCGCTCCAACAAAAGTAAATCTCTGTCCAAAAAGTCATGGTCCTCtccataacattttttttcttttcatgctaTAATCTTCAATGTcaaattgaaaacaaagaaacaacaCAAAGAATCAAAAAAAACGGGGGGAATGTCTTTCTAGGGTTGAAGCTTTATACAGACGCACAGTTGTATCTATCAACAGTTAAAATAGATTTACTTCATTTTAGCAGTGTTATTTTAAAGACAGACCTTTTCAGATAGAAAGAGAAGACTGGCTCCTCTACCAGCTGCTGGTTCATGATGCTGTCAAACACAGGCAGAGCGTTGCCCACTGCTAAGGAGGGGTAGCCTAAGCCCAGAACACCATCAAAGTGGGCTAGGACAAAAGTTGTTCCTGGCTCAAACACTGACTCGCCAAAGTCCTGTCCCTTGATGGAGATGTTACTTATCTGTTtggtaaaaaaagaaagagaaaaccatCAACCAGGCAAAGAACAACCACAACTGACAGTAATGACACCACCAATAACAAGAAATTAGCCATATTTCTGATCCATATCAATGCATTCATTCAGTTTATAAACCCTGGCTATCTTTGTGTGGCTTGCATCAACATAGCACATGCCCATTTGGCAGGTAGGCAGCAATGATTCCTTAGAATGCCTTAATTATGTGGCTGCTTCTTCATTAGCCCAGAAGAGGATCCAAGAAGACaagtagaaatgaaaaataaaatgtgatgcATTTGTGTTGGTAGCCCAAGGCTGAAGCAGAACACACGCATCTCAGCTCGGTGGGACCTCACCCTGCCCTTGCCTAAAACAGGGAAGGTTTTCCAGGGCAAGGAAACTGAAGTGCCCTGCAAACAGCTGATCTGGAGACTGACAGCCATTTTTGGTGGACACTCACCTGCAGTGTGTCTCTGCCAGCAATGCCCAGAAGCTGTCCTGAGCCGTATTGCAGGGAGAAGGCTTCCCCTCCATGCTCATATGAATCTGACTTGAAGGACTTAAATTTCTGGTGTACCcctacacaaaaaaaaaatgacaccTCTACACTGAGGGGAGGTCCTGGCAACCGACCCACTCCCCAATGCAGAACAAGATGAGATGTAGGAGAACGAGATTTTTGCTTCTCTCAAGAGAAAAGTGCTGAAGAAGTACTGCAGGCACCTCAGTTCCCCTGCAGACATACCAGTTTTTCTGTACCTGAGagataattttgcattttagagaaaaattaaaacagaaatgggCATTTCCACCTTTGTTGGCAGGTCTCCCAAGTCTATTTTCACACCTTTTACCTCATGGTAGGTGCAGAGGAACTCTGGGCAGTTGCAGCCggtgcctgccctggctgccgtgagggacagagcagcaaactggggagaggagagcagccctgagggatGCTCCAAACCCTCCCCTTGCagatccctgctgcaggcaaGCATTTGGGAAAGGAGAACTGGGCAAGGTCTCTGCAGCCAAGCCAAGAGAAGGGCCAGGGAGAGCACCATTTCTTACGGCAGGCCTCGCTGATGCAGTAGGCGGACGGGACCCAGAAGTTGGAGGAGCCGGTGTCGAAGACGACGGTGAAGCTCTGTGGCGGTGTCCCCACGCTCACCACCCCGTAGTACTGAGCCTGCGGGAGGAATGAGGCCCTCAGCCCCCGCAGCCTCCCGCCGGCTGCTCTGGGGAAGAGCCGGGATCGGGAGCATCCCACAGCGCTCCCTCAGGGCCTTCTGTGCAATTCCATTTAAACGGGAAGGCAGCCACACGGAGCGTGTCTGGAGCGTGATGGAATCATTATCCTCTTAGCCCTCACAGCAACCGCCTTCATAGGATACGTCCTACCCTGAGGCCAAATGTCATTCTGAGGAGCTACAGTAATCACAAAACTATTCTCAGCAATCTCCTACATTGGACAAACACTAGTCGAATGAGCCTGAGGTGGATTCTCTGTTGATAACCCCACACTAACTCAATTCTTTGCCCTTTGCTTCCTCCTCCCATTCGTCATCGTAGGCCTCACACTCGTCCATCTCACCTTCCTCCACGAAACAGGATCAAACAACCACTAGGCATCCCCTAAACTGTGACAAAATCCTGACAGATCCTAGGGGGTCAAATCTGAATTCGTATTGGGATAGTTTTTCTGAGTTGGGTGTTATTTGGGTGAGTCAAAAGTTTAGTGCAGTTAACAGGATGCTTAGGGTTAGTGATAGGGCCAGTATGAATAGGATTCTGTTTATTACTCTTCTCTGGGTTTAAAGCAGATTCTAAGGACTGGAAGTCAATCGTAATTAGTGTACTAGAAGAGTAAGATCCTCATCAGTAGACGGAAATGTAGAGGAATAATCATACGATGTCTACGAAGTGGCTTTGAGCAGCAGGTTTTACTGCAGCTGAATGAAAAACATGTGGCATTTGTAAAGCCTTTTAAGCAAATATTCAGCTGGGTTCCCTATGGAGTCAGCAAACCCTCTTGCACTGGCTTCAGAGGTGGCAAGGTCACCCTCAAGATGAAACTCTCACATGACCACACAGACTTTCAGGCTGTTCCTTACTGATGTCAATAAGAAAACAGTGTTGCAAATCAGAACGGCCTGCCTCTGTCAGCTTCAGAGGGTTCTGAACAGGGGCACAAACACCGTCTTATGTGGCTGCCCTTTTTCCTTGTAATTAGCAACTATTGTAGCAAGTGAAAAACTATTGTGCTGCACAAACTGTGCCTGATGTACTGGACAAAGTTCAGCCAGCAGATGAAGAAACCACTGACCATCCCTGGATACCAATTGAGACTGAGATAATCTGTGAACACGTGAATGCTGGAGTAAAGTGCTTATCCACATCCCGAATACAAGTGTCTGAGTGCTCCTATCTGGCCCTGGAAGAGCACTTCAGCATTAAGAGACCTATTTTTAGGAAGAGGTATTTCTGGAATTCAACCACAGATAGAAAAGCAATAGCTAGTGCCAAACTTTTTTCAGTAATACAAGTATTTGAATATGTACCTTCAAGTGCACAGTTGTTAATTAATAAACTGATGTTTCTGACCCCAGAATAAGCAGTCTGAATGACACAATCTTGAAAGGGCAAGCAAGCATGCCATTTAAGAGAGTATCCAACAATACAGTAGGATTCTATTTCTTCCTGCATTAAACAAACCTAAGTGATgttcatcaaaaaaaaaaaccaaaaacaaaacacatacaACCAGAAACCCCACATACACACTGCAATAAAACCATTCCTGGTGCTACCTGAATATGCTGGGGAAGTGGGATttgctttgttgttttgagATTTTCATTTATCCCTCTTTGAAATAAGCTTTAGAGCAGGTTGAAGTGTTTCAGTGTCCTTTGTTCTTCTTCACATActtatttctttattctttatggCCTTTAAGTGTCAGTAAGTTCTTGCTGAATGAATTTGGCCTTCCCTTCGATTCCATTCCCTGTTCAGGTGAAGACTTCACAACATTTCTGCAGCTTAGTTTCCCTTCAGATAAGCATAGCagaaaaaccaaataaaacagaaaacagagacCATCCAAATGGACAAAATTCTAAAACCAGGAAAGACAGCTTACAAAATGGCAGACCTGCTGACTTGCCTGTAAGATATCCAgagaaattaacattttttcctttttcagtttaGATGGTAAATCCTCCAAGGTCAGTCTCCAATATTTAATGCATATTAAACTCCAgagataaaagcagaaaaataaaaaactctaCTTAAGTCTTTATCATCACTGATTTTTGATTCCACCTGATCAAATAAATgagatttgggggatttttttataAGACAGCAGCATCCAAGAGTCTGGTAAATAGAACATGACTAAATGAAGCAATCAGATTCTGCTGTGAAAAACCCTGTAGTTTGCCAAGACTGATACAGGCAAACCTCCCATATTTCTTTGGGGACCCAACCAAGTCCACTACAGATCTGTACAAAAGTAAAACTTGTCACAGGACTACCACTGCTACTCTACATCAGCTTTCTACTCAGGTCCCATGCTATCCTAGATCTAGACATGCTTTATTTTACAGATTGCAACCTGTTTTTTATGATCTAATATTTATAGCATAAAGCAACAAGACACCACAAGCTCTATAATTTCATTGACAGACTAGATTTGAAATGTGCTGGGAAAAGAACCCTGCCTCCAGTAGAATCTTGAATCCTAACAATTGCATTACCAAAACTGTACTTACATTCATGTAATCATACAGCCTTTCTGAAGCAGTTCCTACTGATAAAGCAATATCTGCAGGGAAACAATGCAGATACCTCCGGGCAAAAACATCAGGGTGGTGATTCCTCCAAAATTCCTCTaattctcccttttccttcagctgtttCTTGATAGATTTGAATCGAATCAAAGGGATTctatgcaaataaaataaacacacaaaaaaaacctgatTGTCCTTTCTAGAACTGTCATATactccatttattttaaaaaaatgtttcttttttgaGACCTCAAGTAGCAACAAGTACAGGTAACCCATGAAGCCACCTGAGATGCGTGCCAGTGAAGGCAGAGGAGTTTTCTTACCGTTCCACAGCCACGATGAGCGGGATGTAAACCACTGCCAACAGTATTGCCCTCATGGCTCCAAGAGGTTCAGAGTCTAATGACACTCCTTTGCTCACAAGTCCCTTTTTTATGGCCTGCTGTCAGCTGAGGGCTGCTCGCCAGGTCAATCAATCGCAGGAGGTCAGTGCTTTGGCAGAAAACTGATTAATTTACCCTCAGACTGGTTTGTGCAAACAGTGATGTCCAGTGGAGCTACTCAGATAACCAGGGCACAGTCTAGACCAAACAGACGTTTAACTAACAATCCTTAATGTCTTTTACATAAATATCATTCATGGGTTAACCGTGGCTTCTGCTAGAATGAGAAAGAGGAAGCTGTCCAAGCACTTGCTGCTTTTCAAGCTTGCTTTAGTGAGATGTTGCTCAGAAGGGCTCAATACAGAGAAAGAGGACATAATATACTATACATCCATTTCCCTTTTGCAGGAGACatttcagcagggctgagaaGACATTTGGTGGGCTTGTGACAAGGCACCTCCTAACAGATGAAGTTTAATTCCCTATCTGTGAGAGAGTTCCAGTCTAAACATAAATGTGACTGCCATGCCATAAAATGGATCTTCAAAGTAAAAAACACAACAGTACAATACTGCAACATACAGTAAAAACCAGCAATAATTTTGCACACATTTCAGCAAGACATTTGGAAGAGTTCTTTTGGATTTATTTTCGGGCAAGTTTCGGGCTCCCACCCCTGCAGGTGGGTTCAAGTCTAGCCTGCAGAGAAATAATGGTGTCAAAAAGAGGCTGATTTGGCAGAGCACAACCCCCAGCCTGTCAGCTgcccaggaggaagcagagcacTGAGTCTGCAGTTTACTTGCAAGACTTCTTGAATCTTTCCTCTGCAGAAGAAAGAGCAGTAAGCAACCACATACTGCAGCCTAGCATATACTATAGCTAACTTTGAATAATCAGCCATTTTTGTTCAAAAGGCTATGGTAGGATGCTGGGAAAAGAGcaaccacttttttttcttcGCAACACACCATGTATTCAAAATACATGCTCACTATGCAAAGGTGAACTGGAACTAAGGAATTCTCCCAAAAGAGAGCAGATGTGCAACAGCACAGCAAGGAGTGAATGTCAAAGGACACAGAGGAGGCAGGAGTTGTCAtcttctgctccagcagcaatgtcaagaaaaaatagcagaaaaacCCAATCACACAGCATTTGTGAGCCAAGAAGGGGTCTAAATGCCCATCACAGACttcaaataaatacaaagtaaaCAAAAATTGCTCCTTTAAGTCAGTTCCCTTGCTATGTCAGACTGAGTATGGGGTATGAGAGCCTTAAAATCAATAAGTTTAGAGCTCTATTTATTAGTTGCCCCAGATTTTGAAATACAGTTTGCTTTTTCCAATGTACATCCAAAATTGTAAGGActaaaaaaacacagcaaaggcTGAGCCTGGTgtcatcacacagcagcaggcagagctttggAACTGAAAAAGCACCAGCATCTCTATTATAATATCTTGCTTCAAAACATAATAGAATCtcaaaaatgcatattttctgttgatttctatttttttcaattatatATCTCTGAGTAATATTCCCCACTTCTCCTGAACTCAGAGGTTTTACACAAGTTATCAGCAAATGATCACATTTTCCGTCCCACAGTCATCCCAGCCACTGAGCTGCAAGAGCTGGGTGCTGGAAATGGGAATAGTGAGCAAAGATTTGTGAAATCTAGAAAGAAAAGGCATTTCTCAAGGAGCCCCCACCTGTCACTTgatgcacagcagagcagatgtcATGCCCTTGGGTAGGGCAGTGCTGCTTTGACAAGAGCAAGACAATGTCTGTGCCGAGTGCCTTTATCACTTGAACTTTTCCTCAAATGCTACAAATGCTTCTGGGAAGTCGATAATGTTCCTGTTGGAGGGCACCACGGTGACTTTGAAGACATGAAGCTTTCAAAACACCACCTGGGTCTACTGTGAGGACTGCCTTTGCCTTAGTGCCTCCACTGAGTGGCTGATTCTCAGAAAGAACATGATTGTTCATTTTACTTCAAGTGTAGTCCTTTATTAATCCATGCACAGAGGTTATTCTTTCCCAAATTC encodes:
- the LOC131082578 gene encoding LOW QUALITY PROTEIN: cathepsin E-like (The sequence of the model RefSeq protein was modified relative to this genomic sequence to represent the inferred CDS: inserted 1 base in 1 codon), which gives rise to MEYMTVLERTIRXFFVCLFYLHRIPLIRFKSIKKQLKEKGELEEFWRNHHPDVFARRYLHCFPADIALSVGTASERLYDYMNAQYYGVVSVGTPPQSFTVVFDTGSSNFWVPSAYCISEACRVHQKFKSFKSDSYEHGGEAFSLQYGSGQLLGIAGRDTLQISNISIKGQDFGESVFEPGTTFVLAHFDGVLGLGYPSLAVGNALPVFDSIMNQQLVEEPVFSFYLKRGDDTENGGELILGGIDHSLYKGSIHWVPVTEKSYWQIHMNNIKIQGRVAFCSHGCEAIVDSGTSLITGPSAQIRRLQAYIGASPSNTGEFLVDCRRLSSLPHISFTIGHREYRLAAEHYIIKESIDDQTFCMSGFQSLDIPTRTGSLWILGDVFMSAFYCVFDRGNDRVGFAKAVHRKDYY